One part of the Anopheles coustani chromosome 2, idAnoCousDA_361_x.2, whole genome shotgun sequence genome encodes these proteins:
- the LOC131264568 gene encoding uncharacterized protein LOC131264568 yields MAIVRAMGKPNLFITITCNPSWVEITQALLPRQQAADRPDLTTRVFREKLKAILADLSAGALVLQKRGLPHAHCLLILGDSDKPRSAADYDKVVSAEIPDSAPCMKDGVCSKHFPKAFCEHTRRKENGYPLYRRRNNGRTVKLDVRRNHGVELDNRYVVPYNPWLRENQAQQRADAYAGIMDLASVEHVVNDLQQPIAPPTTLDRAGTIVRWQ; encoded by the exons ATGGCAATCGTTCGGGCGATGGGCAAACCGAATCTGTTCATCACGATTACATGCAATCCGTCATGGGTAGAAATAACACAGGCATTACTACCCCGCCAACAAGCTGCGGATCGACCGGACTTGACTACCCGTGTGTTTCGAGAAAAACTAAAGGCGATTCTGGCAGATCTGTCCGCAGGAGCGCTAGTGCTTCAGAAACGGGGTCTGCCACATGCACACTGTCTGCTGATTCTTGGAGACAGCGACAAACCGCGATCTGCAGCGGACTACGACAAAGTGGTTTCAGCGGAAATACCAGATTCG GCACCCTGCATGAAGGATGGTGTCTGTTCGAAACATTTCCCGAAAGCATTCTGCGAGCACACACGACGTAAGGAAAATGGTTATCCGCTGTATCGTCGCCGTAACAACGGGCGTACCGTGAAGCTCGATGTTCGGCGTAACCATGGCGTTGAACTAGATAACCGCTACGTTGTCCCGTACAATCCGTGGCTG CGTGAAAATCAAGCGCAGCAGCGTGCTGATGCCTATGCCGGTATCATGGACCTAGCTAGTGTCGAGCACGTGGTCAACGACTTGCAGCAGCCCATAGCACCACCAACAACGCTGGATCGAGCAGGCACCATCGTTCGTTGGCAGTGA
- the LOC131264569 gene encoding uncharacterized protein LOC131264569, protein MAIVRAMAKPNLFITITCNPSWVEITQALLPRQQAADRPDLTTRVFREKLKAILADLSAGALVLQKRGLPHAHCLLILGDSDKPRSAADYDKVVSAEIPDSAPCMKDGVCSKHFPKAFCEHTRRKENGYPLYRRRNNGRTVKLDARRNHGVELDNRYVVPYNPWLRENQAQQRADAYAGIMDLASVEHVVNDLQQPIAPPTTLDRAGTIVRWQ, encoded by the exons ATGGCAATCGTTCGGGCGATGGCCAAACCGAATCTGTTCATCACGATTACATGCAATCCGTCATGGGTAGAAATAACACAGGCATTACTACCCCGCCAACAAGCTGCGGATCGACCGGACTTGACTACCCGTGTGTTTCGAGAAAAACTAAAGGCGATTCTGGCAGATCTGTCCGCAGGAGCGCTAGTGCTTCAGAAACGGGGTCTGCCACATGCACACTGTCTGCTGATTCTTGGAGACAGCGACAAACCGCGATCTGCAGCGGACTACGACAAAGTGGTTTCAGCGGAAATACCAGATTCG GCACCCTGCATGAAGGATGGTGTCTGTTCGAAACATTTCCCGAAAGCATTCTGCGAGCACACACGACGTAAGGAAAATGGTTATCCGCTGTATCGTCGCCGTAACAACGGGCGTACCGTGAAGCTCGATGCTCGGCGTAACCATGGCGTTGAACTAGATAACCGCTACGTTGTCCCGTACAATCCGTGGCTG CGTGAAAATCAAGCGCAGCAGCGTGCTGATGCCTATGCCGGTATCATGGACCTAGCTAGTGTCGAGCACGTGGTCAACGACTTGCAGCAGCCCATAGCACCACCAACAACGCTGGATCGAGCAGGCACCATCGTTCGTTGGCAGTGA